The Setaria viridis chromosome 2, Setaria_viridis_v4.0, whole genome shotgun sequence DNA window gccgtcgccgcctgccaCCTGCCGTCGCCGCTGGCCGCCTGCTAGCACGTGCATGCAATGGTGCAACCGGCCGGGCCGTGCCGGGGGTCCATGCGACCATGCGCCCGTGTCCCATCGATCCCACACGGCTGGTAGGGATCGGAGAGCCCGCGCGCCCATGGCACCGGCGGCCCCGCGCGCGCAGAGATGAGAGATCCATCGACCGATCGATCCCGTCCGGGCGTCCCGCCCTGCCCCGGCCCGCCCGGGATCGGCAGCTCCGCCTCCATCCCTCGCTGCCGCGCACGGTGCCCGTGCATGCATCTCGTCGTCGACCGAGCGGCGCAGGGCCCATCGCCTCAGCCAGCAAACTGTgcgcgcgacgcgacgcgaccgATGGGCCGGGGCGCAGTGATCTGAAGATGCTTTTCGGACGCGGCTGTGCTCGGCCGGATCGGTTGGAGCTGCCCCAAGTGGGACAGCGACAGGGACGGGGATGGGGAGGGCCACTGTTTCGGGCATGGCTGGCCGATCGACGCCTCGACGGGACTCCGCCGATGGTTGCAGGCGGAGGAATGGATTGACCCGGGCAGCCGGCCAGCGCATCTCATCTCGCTGACCAGCGGCAGCCCGGGATGGGAATCGGGTGACCGGAGGACCATCGGTCGAGACACGAGAGGCTCCCTGGCCCTGGCCTTTTCTCACTTGAGCTGACAGCCTGAAGCGACGCGGCTAACAAACGATTAGACAGACGAAACGAAAACCTCCATCCCGTTACCGGCACCGGCACTGTCCCTACTCTCCAGTCTCCATCCTTGGTTTAGTCTTTCATTTTCCTTTGATATTTTTCCTTCGTCCTGCATGCATTGAATTGGCTCTTGCAGCAAGTTGAGGCGACTGTTTGTGGTTGCTTTGCGTCGCAGGCACAGGCTTTTGCGTTAATGCCGTCGTCTGGATTGATTCAGGTTACTGTGCCTGCGGCGGCAGCTGCCCCAGCCCACAGGAAACGTAATGCGCGAGGATTCAGCAGCAGTGGCATCATGGCGGGTGTACCCCTACTACCGCTGGATTGTTTTGACCGGGCCGTGCTTCTTCTAGTCCGGGACGCTGGAACACCCTGCACTGCAGGCCGTGAAAAGTGAGGAGAATCAGGGAGGGCATGCAGCATGGAGCATCGTGCCTCCTTCGGTTCGTACATCAAGCCTGCAGTGGGATCTCTTCCAAATAAACATGCCCAAGTTTTGCAAATTTTACTTGAAACGAATCAAAacttgtgaacaagatgaagaaCACTGTGGTGATGATTAGGTAAGTAGCATGTCCCCTCGCGAGACAGCCTCGTTCTGGCCCCAGGCCGCTGGCCGCGGCGACCGCTCCGGGACACGGCCACGCATCGGCCCATGCCCCCGTGCCGGCTCGCTGCCCTTCCCCcgcgcccggccccggcgctAGCACACGCAtgtcgcgtcgtcgtcgtcattgtCATCGGTCATCCCCGATCGATCGGACGCGCAATGCAACAACGGCCTGCCGCTTCgatcgagcgagcgagcgaatCCGGCCGCGCGCGAGGGGTTAGCGTCGCCGTGTCAGCCTCGTCCCCTTTTCATGCGTAGCCgggcaccggccggccggcggggtcCGGGCGGAGAAGCTAGCCTATCGAGATCGCCCTCGCTgtccggccgtcgccgtcgtcgccaccgAACCGAGCTCGCCGTGTCGCGCGGCCGGGACGCCGAGCTGACGTGCTAGCTAGCGACCGCGTGCGTCAGGGCCGGCCGGGCTGATTGGACGACGGCCGTGGGGGTTATGCACCGTCGCCCACGCGGTTCCGGGCATCAGATGGCGCCGCGCCATCGCTCGAGATCGACACGGATCGTTCGCATCGGTCAAGTGGCACTACTGGCAGATGGAGCCTGGAGGAGAGGCACAAATGATTGGTTTCCTGCTGGAAAGCTTGGCCACCCACCTGCTCACTGAACTTTCCGGTTTTTAACTTATGATGATACGATGTTTTCACCAAGAATTCGGTTCACAAAAAAGAAGTAACCTAACCCATGGAGTGAATAATTCCCTTGTCGTTGCAGTAGATGGTAAGGGGCCAGCATGATGGTTCTGTTTGGTTTCTATTTTGCGGTTTTGCCAGCAGAACGATGTTGTGGTTGAAGGCTTCGGCAAACAAAATTGGTGGATCGGAATAGACGGCGCGAGTCTTCTTGCATTCAGGGTGGTGCAAATTGTTCCTAACGTACAACGCCAATCTGAAGAGGAATCACAGCTGAGCCAGAGCCAACTTATTGTACAATGCAGGGACCAGAAGTACCCGATGGTACAGACACATTTACTGCACGATATTATTAAGTACACTATTCTAGCTACTTGGTTAAAAAGGATTAACAACAACTCACGAATAGTCCCATCATCGTAAGGCATATTTTGGTAGACGAAAAGTCAGAGTAGATTTTGACCTTTAATTCTCCTGCAATAATTTTAAGTTGATATAAGATCACTACCATCTGAAAGCTGATTTGAATATAAATCTATTGATGCAACTTTTCTGCTCTCAATATGTATATAATGTGATTAACCTTTGGTCAAAATTTATAAAGGTTGGTTTTTCCTAGTCAAAATATGCATTAAATTtaaggacagagggagtacagaACATTGACCAATTTCCATGCTGTAAATATATATTCAAAACTTACTGAGACACAGTCGCTCAATGGGCAGCATAAATTTACTTTTTGTATGAACAaatgacctttttttttcctttttccaggTAGAGTACAATGGCAAGAAACCCTTTGGGAAGAGCCCCAAGAGCAACAATGCCTAACTGAGGTCATACTAACATAGACTTCAAATCTAATAGCGTGTAACAAAGTCTACTACTACTGCTAATGCTAGCTACTGCAGGGTCCCGTTACAACCACCAGACAAGGGGATGGATTACGTCCAACATCACAAACTCATCTGGTGCTACCTTCTACCTCCGTCGATCACAGCATTATTTCCTCCTGCAGATGCGgaaaacaagcaaacaaacacaaTTATTCAAAATGAATTTTGAGAAAGATATATAAATTCTGCAGGATATGTGTCCTAGTTATCTTGGAACATAGCTAGAACTTCAAACATGGCTCCACTAAACTTTGCTGCATTACCTGTCGTCATCACGTAGGGTCCTCTACTTGGTTTCTCCCTCATTCTCTCTTTCTACTGGAAAGAGCACATGTGGTTACTGAAAGCCACTTGATTGAACAGCTCTTGCCTTGGCTCTTGCACCATGTAGCTGCCACTGTCCTGAAGGTTAAGCGACGTATAAGTGTCAGCTGATAACAGTACTTTGGAGCTGAATCCTGAATGATCATGTGGTAGAGGGAAATGAACAGAAGACGAACCTGAGGGAAAGTGATGTTGGCGCTGCCATCGCCGTGAAGCTCGTAGGAGGGAGAGGAGTTGGAGGTGTTTGTGTCCATGATAGCTTGGGATGGAGCTCGGTTCATGACAGAGGTCGGCATTGCAAGCGCCTCATGGTGGAGCATTCCTTCCATTTTCTGATGCAGTTATGATTGTGAACAGTGAACACCATGACAAGAGGGGATGGAACAGAGATGATAAAATATACAGTTTAGCGAAAAGATTGTAAGATTTTGCATACTTGAGTGTGGTCACTGAAGGCATCACTGTCCATGCCAAAACCATACAGCACAGGGCTCAGGGAAGCAATTCTCATGGAAAGGAACTGCAACACATTACACAACCAAGAAGTGAgcttgtcagttgtcacatagtaatatctttttttaaaaaaaaatcaacttgtATCATCTACTCTCGTTTGCATTTATTTATTTGGTAATGTGTATTACCTCAACTTGGTTCTGCAAGGACTGAACATAATTGATAATCTCATCCAAAATGAGGGCTTTCCCAGTAACCTACATTAGAAAAAACATATATTTCCCTCTGAAAATTAGTACCATGCATTAATTTTGCAACAGGCAATTTATTTGGTGGTTAGCAAAATTAACCTTGTCACAGCCAGGGACCAGGGCCTGCAGCATCCTCATCCTCTCACTGATTCTCTCCCTCCTCACCTGAAGAAAAATGCCCCAACAAAATGAGCAAAAAGAGGCCCAAACAACCACGCTAAGCAACACAAAGCCACAAGTCAACAGGAAAGATGATGGTGAAAATTTGCAGGCAATGGTGCGCAGTACCCTCTCTGCAAGGCTGTGGCTGTCTGTTGCTTGCCCTCTCCTTGCCCTGACATGGATGTACCccttgggctcctcctcctcatctacCTCCTTGCtgcttctctctctttttcctcccctCTTTTTGGTGCTCTCCTTTGAGTTTGAGTCCTGCTTGTTCAACCACACAAGATCAACAAACTGTATAATGAAATGCAGAGCTCCTGCCAATTTGCTtcagaaagggaaaaaaagatcaAAACTGTGTGCCACACCTTCATGAAACTAATCTCTATCAAGAACTATAAGCTTTTTGTTATGAATGAAACACTTTTCTAGTGTTGGATGTGATGCTGCTCATTCTAGTACGTAGTAAGTTAAACTACCTTGGATTGAGCAGAGCTCAGGCTGGCACAATCTTCCCTGGTCTTCCTGATCTTCTTGTCCTCAGAAGCAGTGCCTCGTGGAGAGGTGTCAAGGACCCCAGATGAGGTCTCCAGCGAGGATGAGTCTGCCGGGGCCGTCCCATGGCAGAACAAGAAGCTCGGCGTGCCGTGGGAGGCGTTGGCGAGGCCATGCTCCATGTGCTGGTGGGAGAGGTGCGAGAAGTTTGCCATTGGCCAGCAGCTAGGCGCCTGCTAGTGATAGGCTACTACCTGCCTCCTGTGTGCTGATGCTTAGGCGTAGTTTTCTTGGCAAGGAGGTGGGGTGGAGAAGCAACAGGCCGGGGGTTCAATGGTGACTCGCCATTGGTTTATATACAAGAAGCTCGGGAGGGCAGAGGaatgtgtgagagagagagatgctaAGACCAAATCATTACTCCTACATCTCTATTGATGGATTATGGCAGTAGTAAGAAAGGGCCCGGGTGTCCCTTGCTGTAGTAGGATATGATGAAATAATTGAAGAAATGTcaatcagcaattcagcatatTGGTATGGTCATGTGGGTAGGGCCTTAcccttttctcttttctatTGTGCATTTGTGCCCaaagtttttttaaattttCTTTTGAGGGGTAGGACTATTTGATGGTCAAGTGTTGTGTGCAAGGCTGTGAGCAAGCACACTGTTTTCCCTCTTTTGGCAGCAGCTGTTTGCGTATGAGAATTCGGAGGACAAGAAGGAGCCTCTGGCTGAGTTCGCTAGTATGATGTGGGTGGTAGCCTAGCCAACCAGGGTTTGACCCTCCCTTTTGCTAGATTAGTATAATTTCAGCGGGGCTTATTGAGAATATGACTCTTGTAATGGGAATGGTTTTTAACTTTGATCACCAATAACATGTGAAGAATCTCTACAGTTTCTATCTCTGGTCGTTGGCTGAAGTCTAAACAAATTAAAGTTTGTGAACAGTAATATGCAGGTTAAGCATTCTTCTCATGCACGCCATGAGAAGGTTATATGAAAGTTTGCAGAAGTTAAGGGTAGAAGAGATTAAACTCACCTGCGGTGTGTGGTGGTCCTGCGTGTCATAATGGAAACATCAAACGTGATTGAGGACTGAGCCTGAGATAAGAGCTGCTGCCCCTGCCCTTCTGGTTTCCGGGCTTCTTCAGTCCCCTGCAACATCACCTACAAAGTAGCTGCGTCATTAACTGCAAGTAAAAAAACCATGTGACAGTACATGGTAAGTATCACAGTGACACAACAGATCTTCTCCCTGGCATGGTCATCAGGATTCAGGACGGGGTAGCTTTTGAGTGGCTGCAAGCATGAAGCATGCAGGCAGGCAGGAGCAGGACGGTCCACGACGATCGATGCATgtcaggcctggtttggttccatttgcttatttttaagcaagtgtcacatcaatatttagatactaattaggagtttaatagatactaattaggagtattaaacgtagactatttacaaaatccattacataagtggaggctaaacggcgagacgaatctattaagcctaattagtccatgatttgacaatgtgttgctacagtaaacatttgctaatgatggattaattaggcttaataggttcgtctcgctgtttagcctctacttatgtaataggttttgtaaataacctacgtttaatactcctaattaatatctaaacattgatgtgacatttgcttaaaaataagcaaaggaaccaaacgccccctcaGTCTACGGCCTTTTGTGCTTTCCGGAGGACCCAAGAAATTGCAGGGTTTTTTTgcgatctttcaaaaaaaaatgcaggttTTTGCCAAGCATTATTCTTGGTGTTCTTTTTTGTTATCACACCAAAATAAGCTTTTTTCCATTTCTAAGCTGACTTTTGTAATatgtctcctttttttttccatttgaagATATATAAGGCTCCTGTTCGGTCGCTCTCAAATATGAATGTCACAGGTTTCCGTGAACGATCAAACTCTCCGAGACTTAtgtgttgttttcttttctttttcttttattagattACATAAAGGAAGAGGTGTGTGTTGTTTTCTCCTAGCATGGAGTTGCATGAGTCGATCAGATGAAACCTAACACACATTGTTTCTTCAGCGTGTAGTATATGCATCTAGCAGGCGACATTGGCGAGCCTTGCACCTCCGGTTCTCGATCTGACCCTGAACAAAACTGCGAAGCTGATCGTGTACTGCAGTGTTATTAAAGAACTGGATCACAGGGTAGCGAGCTACGTCCTACGTTGGTAGGTGGCTAGCTCATCAGTTACTGGAGATATTGATCAGATATGCTACTCAAATCTTTCACGCACACTGTAAGGACCGATCTTTCCTGCACGTACGTACCCCGTTCCTGAATTCTGCAAACGTGCcgtacgcacgcacgcacgtacgTGCATCTTAGGTAGGAAATAGTGTATTATACATGACCCCCGACGAAGGTGCTTTCGCAGGCTCTCGCAGCTGGGTACATGTTACCTACATGTGTGCGCACTTGAGCAATAAGATTACTCGTATCCATGGACCGTCACCATCAGGTAAAAACCTTTTTCAACTTCTGAATGGACACAAACACCAATAGGGAACTTTCGATGCGTCCCCTTTTaaatcccggtttaaagtaggcccAGTATAAAAGGAGGTGCGTGGAGcgttactcccggttggtatttgcaactggaactaaaagtcaccttttgtcctggttcaAAAAttagccacccgtgggggaccctttagtcccgggtgaaaaaatcagctacccgtgggagacccttttgtctcgggtggtaagaataaccggaactaaaggtcaccctttaatcccggttggtgttaccactcgggactaaaactcacgacaccaaccgggataaaagggtcactCACGGGTGGTTGAAAAAGAACTAAAACCCTcggactcttttatcccggtttgtagtaccaacggggataaaaggggatcttttatcccggttggtgtttccaactgggataaa harbors:
- the LOC117842515 gene encoding transcription factor BC1, which translates into the protein MANFSHLSHQHMEHGLANASHGTPSFLFCHGTAPADSSSLETSSGVLDTSPRGTASEDKKIRKTREDCASLSSAQSKDSNSKESTKKRGGKRERSSKEVDEEEEPKGYIHVRARRGQATDSHSLAERVRRERISERMRMLQALVPGCDKVTGKALILDEIINYVQSLQNQVEFLSMRIASLSPVLYGFGMDSDAFSDHTQKMEGMLHHEALAMPTSVMNRAPSQAIMDTNTSNSSPSYELHGDGSANITFPQDSGSYMVQEPRQELFNQVAFSNHMCSFQ